The following nucleotide sequence is from Gemmatimonadota bacterium.
GCCCGGCAAGCGCCCGCTCCAGGCACTCGGCGTGCTCGGGGAAGATCTGCCCAACCAGCGCCTCCCCACGCGCCGTGAGCGCCGCGTAATACGCGCGCCGATCGTGCTCGCAGCGCCGGCGCTCTACCAGCCCCTTCGCCTCCAGGCGGTCCACCACGTACGTGATCCCGCCGCTCGAGACCAGGATCTTCTGCTGCACTTCGCTCAGGAACATGGGGCCCTTGTGATAGAGCGCCTCCAGTACCGCAAACTCGGCCAGGGTCAGCCCGTGGCGGGCCACATCGGCTCGCGCGTGCGCAGCCACCGCGCCCTGCGCCCGGGACAGCACCACCCAGAGCTTGAGCGCCAGCGCCCGCGCATCTTCTGCCGCCAGCTTGCGGCTTGCCGCTCCGTCCCCCATGAACTACCTCAGCACTAAGATATGTTCCGGGCACGGCCGTGTCAATGATCGCGCGGCGGAGAGCGGGATGGAGCGCGCGAGCCGGCGTATTCCGCCGCCCCACCTTCAACCCGCGTTGTTCGCGCCGGAAGGGCCGACGAGAAAGGTCGGCTCGAGGTTGATTCCGAGGTCCGGCAGCGCATTCTGAATGACCCAGCCCCGCACGAAGGGATTGTCGAAGACGTAGCCAGCGCCGCGTCGTGACCGCACCAGAACACCCTTCTCGACCAGCGCCCGGCCCGCGTTGGCCGCGCTCCCAGTGCTCCCGAGCGCGAACCGCTCGATGGTCGCCCCGGTCGTAATGCCCTCCGTGCTCGCGGCCACCGCGCGGAGCACATTCTGCTGCAGCGGCGTGAGGTCTTCCCAGAGCGCCCGGATCAGGTCATCCTCCTCTCCCACGATCTCTTCGAACGCCCGCTCGAGGTGCGCCCCCGTTGCCTCTCCGGTCGGCCGC
It contains:
- a CDS encoding MarR family transcriptional regulator gives rise to the protein MGDGAASRKLAAEDARALALKLWVVLSRAQGAVAAHARADVARHGLTLAEFAVLEALYHKGPMFLSEVQQKILVSSGGITYVVDRLEAKGLVERRRCEHDRRAYYAALTARGEALVGQIFPEHAECLERALAGLDDGEKGAALRLLRKLGRAAAELTPGPVVERDAGGGG